One Dromiciops gliroides isolate mDroGli1 chromosome 3, mDroGli1.pri, whole genome shotgun sequence DNA segment encodes these proteins:
- the LOC122747541 gene encoding cell surface glycoprotein CD200 receptor 1-like: MDPSGNDAYGYTAECSTQRPRSSALAKRQTHLSSSKITTAVDSSVSVWVHTKAVFSCYTYPMKNLIMAMWKILPRDKIPCIMTYRSDKNETKETNCSDKRITWESRPDQNLALQIDSVKTEDDGYYECVIATSDGIFQSGHHLNVLVPPETILSADGNGTVRCEASTGKPAAQISWVPEGYCLSVNETHSDRTVTVKSICHWDGLNETEVTCFIFHLTGNKNLSTELLPSHLKHSRLLLLYNSLYVLLGLMTIIGFILIWKVVCHR, encoded by the exons ATGGATCCAA GTGGAAATGATGCTTATG GATACACTGCTGAATGTTCAACCCAACGACCTAGAAGTTCAGCCCTGGCCAAGAGGCAGACACATCTGAGCTCCAGTAAGATCACCACAGCTG TTGACTCTTCAGTGTCTGTATGGGTGCATACCAAGGCTGTTTTCTCCTGCTATACTTACCCAATGAAGAATCTTATAATGGCTATGTGGAAAATACTTCCCAGAGACAAAATTCCATGTATCATGACCTACAGATCAGATAAGAATGAAACCAAGGAAACAAACTGTTCTGATAAGAGGATAACCTGGGAATCTAGGCCTGATCAGAATCTTGCCCTCCAGATAGACTCAGTGAAAACTGAAGATGATGGGTATTACGAATGCGTTATTGCAACATCTGATGGGATTTTCCAATCTGGCCATCATCTCAACGTGTTAG TGCCTCCTGAAACAATCTTGTCTGCAGATGGGAATGGGACTGTTAGGTGTGAAGCTTCTACTGGGAAGCCAGCTGCCCAGATCTCATGGGTCCCTGAGGGCTATTGCCTCAGTGTGAACGAAACTCATAGCGACAGGACAGTGACTGTGAAAAGTATATGTCACTGGGATGGACTCAATGAAACTGAGGTGACctgcttcattttccatttgactGGCAACAAGAATCTGTCCACAGAACTTCTACCTTCTC ATCTCAAGCATTCCAGACTATTGTTACTCTACAACAGCCTCTATGTTCTCTTGGGCTTAATGACCATCATAGGATTCATCCTCATTTGGAAGGTTGTTTGCCACAGGTGA